GCGGCGTTGCTCCAGCGCACCAACACGGGTCGTGGGCAACGGGTTCAGGTTGCGATGCAGGCCGCCGTACTCAACCTCTGTCGGGTGAAGCTGCGCGATCAGCAACGGCTGGCTCATGGCCCACTGCACGAATATCCCAACGAGCGCTTCGGCGATGAGGTGCCCCGGGCGGGCAACGCCTCCGGTGGAGGTCAACCCGGGTGGGCCGTTCGCACCAAAGGTGGGGGTCCCAATGACTACATCTATGTCATCGTCCAGCCCGCCGGGTGGGCGCCGCTGGCGAAGCTCATCGGCCGACCCGATCTCGCCGACCATCCGGACTGGGCTCGGCCAGAAGACCGACTGCCCAAGCTGGACAAGGTTTTCGCTCTGATCGAGGACTGGAGTCAACGGCTCGACAAGTGGGAAGCCATGGAGGCACTCAATGCTCTCAATGTGCCCTGCGGTCCGGTGCTGAGCACCAAGGAGTTGATCGAGGACCAGACGCTGGCAGATCTGGAGGCGATCGTCACCGTCGAGCACCCCGAACGGGGGACGTTCAAGACGGTCGGCAGCCCGCTTCGGCTTTCCGACTCGCCCGTCGATGTCATCCGTCCACCGCTGCTGGGCGAGCACACCCAGGAAATCTGTACGGAACTGGGTTATACGCCGGAGCAGTTGCAGCACTTCAGAAGCGCCGGAGTGATCTGAGCGCGCGGCGCTGAGAAGGACCCGGTTGTGGGAAATGGCCGCGCGCAACTCGGTGCAGTACCGAGGTGGGTCATGACGGGCCGGCCATGGCTTCGGATGTCAGGCGTGGCTTACCGAGCGCGCTACGCGAGCGAAATCGCCGGTCGTGCACCGCCATAGATCCCGCGGGTCAAACTTCACCCCGATACCGAACCAATCCATCAGCTCGATGGTCGCCGGGTCGTTCAACGCACGCGGCCACCGGGCCACCCCGTCATGCCCATTTTCCGAAAGTGAGTCAACGATGTCTTCAACTCTCGCAACCTATCGCGAGGTCATCGATGCCAATGGTCGCATCTATCGCGTCGGCGAAACCGACCGCGATCTGCTCGGCAGATCCCGAGCGTCTCTGGTCTGGCTGCCATGGATCGCGATGATGGCGGTCAGCGTTTTTGAATACGGCTACGGCGCCGCCGCCGATACCCTGCGCCAAGCCCATGGCTGGAGTCTGTCCCAAACCTTCTGGCTGCTTTCAGTTTGGGCCGTGTTTCAGGCAGCCGTTGCCTATCCCGCGGGCCGGCTTCGGGAAAAGGGGCTCACCTCGGCGAGGTCCACCATGCTCGCCGCTGCGGTGTTGTCGGCACTGGGTTTCGTCACCGTCGCTCACAGCGGGAATCTGGTCGTCGCCTTCCTGGGATTCGCGGTGTGCGGTGGCTGTGGGGTCGGTTTGGTGTACTCGACGGGCATCACGATCGTCGGCAAGTGGTATCCAGAGCGGCGGGGCGCCAAGACGGGGTTCGTTTGTGGCGGGTTCGCCTACGGTGCAGTACCTTTCATCTTCATTTTCAGTTACGCACTGCACCCGAACACCTATGTGTGGGTTCTTGACTTGGTAGGGGCCTTCATGCTGGTGGTCGTCGCGGTATGCGGCGCCTTTTTTCAGGATCCGCCAAAGAACTGGTGGCCGGCGGATGTCGACCCGCTGCAGCACGCGGCCGGCGGCCCCAACGCCCGAAGTCTGCAGAAGAACCCGCCCGCGGTCCGGCAATACGGTCCGCTGGAGGCCATCAAAACGGGCATGCTGCCATTGATGTGGCTGTCGTTGGGGATTACCACCGGCGTCTCGCTGTTCGGCATCAGCTATATGGTTCCGTTCGCCAAACACCTCGGCTTCGGCGCGATGATCGTGGCGTCGTCGGCGGGCGTCCTTTCGATCATCAATGGCGTCGGTCGCGCGGTGACCGGCTTCGTCTCGGACCGGATCGGTCGTAAGCAGACGCTGCTCATCGTGCTGCTGGTGTCGGTCATCGCTCTGATCGGCCTGCTCTACTCCGGGCTTGCCAAGAATGAGATCGCCTTCATCCTTTTCGCCGTCTTGGTCGGGTTCGGTGGCGGTGCTTTCTATCCGCTGTTCGCCACGCTGACCACCGACTACTTCGGTGAGAACAACAACGCCAGCAACTACGGCATCATCTACAGCTCCAAGCTGGTCGGCTCGATCCTGGGAATCGGTGTGGGCGCCAGCGTGATTGACGCGTGGGGCTACACCGGTGCCTACTGGCTGGCCGCGGCCAGTGCGCTGATCTCAGCCGGAACCGCGGCGTTGTTGCGGCAGCCGGGACGGCGCACGAAGAATGTAACGGTTGCCCAGGCAGTGGGTCATGCCACGCCTTCGGCACCGTCGGCGGCTTCTTGACGTCGCTGATGGTAAATCTCGCGGGTGCGTTCGGTGTGGCGGCGCATCAGGTCTCCGGCACGCTTACCGCTGCGCCCGGCGATGGCCTCGATCAGCTCGGCGTGTTCGTCCCAGGCGTCTTTGCCGCGGGCTAGCGCGATGGGCTGGTAATACCAACGCACCCGGCGTCCGACTTGGCCGATGAGGTTCGCCAGCACGCTATTGGCCGACATGGCAACGATATAAGAGTGGAAGGCATCGTTGGCGGTGACAAGACCTTCCTTGTCACCGCCGGCGAGCGCCTTCTCTCCGGTCCGGTGCAGCTCCCAAAGATGTTCTACTTGGGGCGGTTTGGCCGCGCGAGCAGCCAACCGGGCCGACTCGGCTTCGAGCAGAGTACGCACGCCCAACAGCTCATCGGCCTCGGCATCGGTGGGCACGTGCACGTATGCGCCCAACGCCGGGCGGAGGTCGACCCACCCCTCGCTTTGCAAGCGCTGCAAGGCCTCTCGAATGGGTTGGCGGCTCACGCCCAGTTGGGCGGCCAACTCGTTTTCCACCAAATGCTGGCCGGGCCGCAATTCACGGGTGATGATCAGCTCCATCAGCGCCTCGTAGGCAGCTTCGCGCAGTGGTGCCGGCCGCTCCAACCTCATCCGCGACCCCGCCTCGCTCGGCGCGCCGGTGGTGACCATGAAGTCTATCCTCATTCCCGTCCTGGTTAATCGCGTACGTAGCATACAGTCCGCAACGTCCAAGTCTGGGACTACGACACCGCGGGCTGTCCAGCTTTTCTCAAGGTTGTATACAGGATACAGGCAGGTCAAGCGCTTTGGAGCCAGATCGCAAATATCGCGACGTGATTCGCCGCACTTGCACGGTTAAGACAAAAGCAACGGGGTTGGCGAGCAGGACAACCCGTCTGCTCGCCAACCCCGTTGGCCGCGCCGCCGCACGAAACGGCATCGCCGGCTTCAGGACAGCGCCGGCACCGATCGGCCGCTAGGCCGCACCGGATTTGGCGGTTGCGGTGTATGACCGCGCCCCCACACCGGCCAGTGCGCCCCCGTCGACGATGAGGTACTCGTCGCGGATCGGTTTTCCACCGAAGTAGCATTCCAGAATTTCCCTGGTGCCGGCCGCATATCGAGTCTGCGCAGACAGCGAGGAGCCCGAAATATGCGGTGTCATCCCCTGGTGGGGCATGGTGCGCCACGGGTGGTCGGACGGTGCAGGCTGGGGGTACCACACGTCGCCGGCATAGCCCGCCAACTGACCGCTCTGCA
The DNA window shown above is from Mycobacterium sp. Aquia_216 and carries:
- the frc gene encoding formyl-CoA transferase is translated as MGKALDGVRVLDMTHVQSGPSATQMLAWLGADVIKLETPNGGDVTRGQLRDLADVDSLYFTMLNCNKRSVTVNMKSADGKEIFSRLVARADVLVENFGPGVVDRFGFSWERLQEINPGLIYASIKGFGPGKYFNFKAYEIIAQAMGGAMATTGFEDGPPTATGAQIGDSGTGIHLVAAILAALLQRTNTGRGQRVQVAMQAAVLNLCRVKLRDQQRLAHGPLHEYPNERFGDEVPRAGNASGGGQPGWAVRTKGGGPNDYIYVIVQPAGWAPLAKLIGRPDLADHPDWARPEDRLPKLDKVFALIEDWSQRLDKWEAMEALNALNVPCGPVLSTKELIEDQTLADLEAIVTVEHPERGTFKTVGSPLRLSDSPVDVIRPPLLGEHTQEICTELGYTPEQLQHFRSAGVI
- a CDS encoding OFA family MFS transporter — encoded protein: MSSTLATYREVIDANGRIYRVGETDRDLLGRSRASLVWLPWIAMMAVSVFEYGYGAAADTLRQAHGWSLSQTFWLLSVWAVFQAAVAYPAGRLREKGLTSARSTMLAAAVLSALGFVTVAHSGNLVVAFLGFAVCGGCGVGLVYSTGITIVGKWYPERRGAKTGFVCGGFAYGAVPFIFIFSYALHPNTYVWVLDLVGAFMLVVVAVCGAFFQDPPKNWWPADVDPLQHAAGGPNARSLQKNPPAVRQYGPLEAIKTGMLPLMWLSLGITTGVSLFGISYMVPFAKHLGFGAMIVASSAGVLSIINGVGRAVTGFVSDRIGRKQTLLIVLLVSVIALIGLLYSGLAKNEIAFILFAVLVGFGGGAFYPLFATLTTDYFGENNNASNYGIIYSSKLVGSILGIGVGASVIDAWGYTGAYWLAAASALISAGTAALLRQPGRRTKNVTVAQAVGHATPSAPSAAS
- a CDS encoding GntR family transcriptional regulator — its product is MVTTGAPSEAGSRMRLERPAPLREAAYEALMELIITRELRPGQHLVENELAAQLGVSRQPIREALQRLQSEGWVDLRPALGAYVHVPTDAEADELLGVRTLLEAESARLAARAAKPPQVEHLWELHRTGEKALAGGDKEGLVTANDAFHSYIVAMSANSVLANLIGQVGRRVRWYYQPIALARGKDAWDEHAELIEAIAGRSGKRAGDLMRRHTERTREIYHQRRQEAADGAEGVA